The following coding sequences are from one Lolium rigidum isolate FL_2022 chromosome 6, APGP_CSIRO_Lrig_0.1, whole genome shotgun sequence window:
- the LOC124659728 gene encoding probable 3-beta-hydroxysteroid-Delta(8),Delta(7)-isomerase — protein MSAHPYSPASLELPGYVPPRLSHLEILGTYLGASLFVFAAIWLLSGRCGRLSKVDRLLMCWWAFTGLTHLVMEGPYVFTPGLYSKSNTNYFDEVWKEQSKGDSRYAARNSATVSVEWITVLLEGPASLLAVYAIASRKSYSHILQFAVCLGHLYGDIVYFATAYMDGFNFWASPYYFWAYFIGANSSWVVIPPLIATRSWKKICAAINQAEKVKTK, from the exons ATGAGCGCTCACCCATACTCGCCGGCGAGCCTTGAGCTCCCGGGCTATGTACCGCCGCGACTCTCCCACCTCGAGATCCTCGGGACCTACCTTGGCGCGTCCCTCTTCGTCTTCGCCGCCatctggctcctctccg GGAGGTGCGGCAGGCTATCGAAAGTCGACCGGCTTCTCATGTGCTGGTGGGCGTTCACGGGCCTTACCCACCTAGTCATGGAAGGCCCCTACGTTTTCACCCCCGGTTTGTACAGCAAAAGCAACACCAATTACTTCGATGAAGTCT GGAAGGAGCAGAGCAAGGGTGACTCCAGGTACGCGGCCAGGAACTCCGCAACGGTCAGCGTCGAATGGATCACGGTTCTGCTGGAAGGCCCCGCGTCGCTGCTCGCAGT CTATGCTATTGCATCGCGGAAGTCCTACAGCCATATCCTCCAGTTTGCCGTGTGCTTGGGTCACCTCTATGGAGATATTGTCTACTTCGCTACCGCCTACATGGATGGCTTCAATTTCTGGGCCAGCCCATACTACTTCTGGGCATACTTCATTGGCGCAAACAGTTCATGGGTCGTGATACCACCACTGATCGCCACAAGGAGTTGGAAGAAGATCTGCGCAGCGATTAATCAAGCTGAAAAGGTGAAGACTAAGTAA